In Eleginops maclovinus isolate JMC-PN-2008 ecotype Puerto Natales chromosome 19, JC_Emac_rtc_rv5, whole genome shotgun sequence, the sequence TGGAACTAGCTGATTCTGTAAACTCCTTCAAAAAGCTTTTGTGTCTTCTTTGCATCTTTATAGTATCTCCCTGTGAAACACTTTTGAACTTTGTTATTAAATTTgcttgtataaataaaatgttctaaCGTTACTCTATGCCTGATAAGGGAAGTGTGAATGGAGTATTATTCAGTTGGCTGCCATCTGCAACCCCACCACTTGATTGAATcttaaaaaaggcacatattCTCATTCCTAACAGTTTTTCTCTTAGTTTTGGAAAGACCCCACCAATTTaaactttcaaatgaaagacccattgttgttttgaatgtgtggttgtttgttcATCTTTGTAGATTGTGGCAACCGGGGTGTGCCACACCGACCTGTATCATCTATATGAGGGTATGGGTGAAGACGACTTTCCAGCAGTTCTCGGCCATGAGGGAGCCGGTATCGTAGAAAGCGTTGGCCCTGGAGTCACTGAATTCCAACCGGGTCAGTTCAAtctttaaaccaaaacaaccTAAATTGAACAGCTCATGATTATTTTCCTGTCAGACTAAGTGAAATCAATGTCAGCAAGGGGTGCactaaaatacagtatatgtgtgcCCTGTAGATTGGGCTTGAATTCCTTTGACACAGAAACATTGTGTTCAAACTTCAGGAGACAAGGTTATTCCTCTGATCATCCCTCAGTGTAAAGAATGTCGCTTCTGTAAGAGTCCTAAAACCAACCAGTGTGAGAAAGGATGGTGAGTATTCCTCTTATTTCCTATTCTTATTCATTCAGGATGTGTGAGTTATATAATGGACCTATTTTTGATTCACGTTGTATGCATGCATCTGCAAATGTCAAAGTACTCATGTTGTCAGTACAGTGACTTCACTTGTTTTCTGATGATGACATAGGACAAATGTTTAGGTcttttgttcccttttttgTCACACTGCTCATGTTAACAAACACTCCTTGCATCTTTGAACAGGATAAGTGCAAAATTTGAGTCAGAAgttgtatttgcatttaaatattttttccaatcagggatggtggtgatgatgtgAATGCATTAGCAGTTTCCAGGTTGACCTGTAAGGGGAAGAAGGTGCTGCAGTTCATGGGGACCAGTACCTTCTCTGAGTACACAGTGGTTAACCAGATGGCTGTGGCTAAGATCGACCCTGCTGCCCCTCTGGACAAAGTCTGTCTTCTTGGCTGTGGAATCACCACAGGATATGGAGCAGCAGTTAATACTGCTAAGGTGTGTATGTTGGAATGTTTTGGAGAGTCCAACTTGTGTTGGTGAAAATACCTGTTGTTATGTATCGGGTGGGAGAGGTCTCAGGTCGCACACCAGGGCCACACCACATTAACTTCAGTATGATACCCATTTTTAGATTGGCCAATAGTTATACAATGTTTTCATTGCCAAGATGGCCACCAACTTTGATCTTTACAACAGTTCTTTGTGGACTTAGTTTCCATGACGTCACCTAAATTTCTAGTCTAAGATTCGTCCCATCCATTAAACATCAGACATATTATACCCATAAGACCCTTTGACGACACAGTGTTTAGGAAGAACCAGAGTTGTAGGTATCAAGAAGTCCAGCCTAAAGACCGATGTGGTTTTCTGGTATAATTCAGGTGGAACCAGGCTCCACATGTGCTGCGTTCGGTCTGGGAGCCGTGGGTTTGGCTGCAGTCATGGGCTGCAAGGCTGCAGGAGCCAAGAGGATCATCGCTGTTGACATCAATCCAGAGAAGTTTGAGAAGGCCAAGGTGTTCGGGGCGACCGACTTTGTGAACCCCAAGGATCACAGTAAACCAATCAGCCAAGTTCTGTCTGAGATGACTGACGGAGGAGTGGACTTTTCCCTGGAATGTGTCGGGAATGTTGGAGTCATGGTAAGTAACTACGACAAAAACACATATCCTAAAGCACTCTACAGATGTCCAACCCTGTGGCAACAGGTCTGCTGAATTTGTGCTGCTTCTCCATCTAGTGCAGTGCCTTGGAGTCTTGTGTGAAAGGTTGGGGTGTCAGCGTGATTGTTGGCTGGACAGACTTGCACGACGTTGCTGCCCGACCCCTTCAGCTTATCGCTGGACGCACATGGAAGGGCTCCCTGTTTGGAGGTGAAAACCTTGTCTGTCAAATATTACCATTCCTACTAACGAATGATTGTATTCTATGCTGTTAATAATTAGTTTTAGAGCGGTGCCAATGTATTCTCTATCTGGTGAtagctactgctgctactacatACCCTTTGAAGTGACCGTAACCAAAAGGCTGTTGGCCTGTATTCTCTGAAATCATTCAACTAGCATTTTAAAGATAC encodes:
- the LOC134880956 gene encoding alcohol dehydrogenase 1-like isoform X1, giving the protein MPVSLSLQVIKCKAAVAWEPNKPLVMEDIEVSPPEANMVRIKIVATGVCHTDLYHLYEGMGEDDFPAVLGHEGAGIVESVGPGVTEFQPGDKVIPLIIPQCKECRFCKSPKTNQCEKGWDGGDDVNALAVSRLTCKGKKVLQFMGTSTFSEYTVVNQMAVAKIDPAAPLDKVCLLGCGITTGYGAAVNTAKVEPGSTCAAFGLGAVGLAAVMGCKAAGAKRIIAVDINPEKFEKAKVFGATDFVNPKDHSKPISQVLSEMTDGGVDFSLECVGNVGVMCSALESCVKGWGVSVIVGWTDLHDVAARPLQLIAGRTWKGSLFGGFKSKDGVPQMVKAYLDKKVKVDEFITHNMTLDQVNDAIELMKQGKCIRTVLSVSQQ
- the LOC134880956 gene encoding alcohol dehydrogenase 1-like isoform X3, which translates into the protein MVIKCKAAVAWEPNKPLVMEDIEVSPPEANMVRIKIVATGVCHTDLYHLYEGMGEDDFPAVLGHEGAGIVESVGPGVTEFQPGDKVIPLIIPQCKECRFCKSPKTNQCEKGWDGGDDVNALAVSRLTCKGKKVLQFMGTSTFSEYTVVNQMAVAKIDPAAPLDKVCLLGCGITTGYGAAVNTAKVEPGSTCAAFGLGAVGLAAVMGCKAAGAKRIIAVDINPEKFEKAKVFGATDFVNPKDHSKPISQVLSEMTDGGVDFSLECVGNVGVMCSALESCVKGWGVSVIVGWTDLHDVAARPLQLIAGRTWKGSLFGGFKSKDGVPQMVKAYLDKKVKVDEFITHNMTLDQVNDAIELMKQGKCIRTVLSVSQQ
- the LOC134880956 gene encoding alcohol dehydrogenase 1-like isoform X2 — translated: MATAGKVIKCKAAVAWEPNKPLVMEDIEVSPPEANMVRIKIVATGVCHTDLYHLYEGMGEDDFPAVLGHEGAGIVESVGPGVTEFQPGDKVIPLIIPQCKECRFCKSPKTNQCEKGWDGGDDVNALAVSRLTCKGKKVLQFMGTSTFSEYTVVNQMAVAKIDPAAPLDKVCLLGCGITTGYGAAVNTAKVEPGSTCAAFGLGAVGLAAVMGCKAAGAKRIIAVDINPEKFEKAKVFGATDFVNPKDHSKPISQVLSEMTDGGVDFSLECVGNVGVMCSALESCVKGWGVSVIVGWTDLHDVAARPLQLIAGRTWKGSLFGGFKSKDGVPQMVKAYLDKKVKVDEFITHNMTLDQVNDAIELMKQGKCIRTVLSVSQQ
- the LOC134880956 gene encoding alcohol dehydrogenase 1-like isoform X4; this encodes MEDIEVSPPEANMVRIKIVATGVCHTDLYHLYEGMGEDDFPAVLGHEGAGIVESVGPGVTEFQPGDKVIPLIIPQCKECRFCKSPKTNQCEKGWDGGDDVNALAVSRLTCKGKKVLQFMGTSTFSEYTVVNQMAVAKIDPAAPLDKVCLLGCGITTGYGAAVNTAKVEPGSTCAAFGLGAVGLAAVMGCKAAGAKRIIAVDINPEKFEKAKVFGATDFVNPKDHSKPISQVLSEMTDGGVDFSLECVGNVGVMCSALESCVKGWGVSVIVGWTDLHDVAARPLQLIAGRTWKGSLFGGFKSKDGVPQMVKAYLDKKVKVDEFITHNMTLDQVNDAIELMKQGKCIRTVLSVSQQ